A part of Syntrophorhabdaceae bacterium genomic DNA contains:
- a CDS encoding sigma-54 dependent transcriptional regulator has product MDMSGDMETKKGRIIIVDDEESILMLLTEFLRDNGYEVDPFLDSREALSALKTGTYQILITDLSMPKIDGLQLISYIQKEYLNLLGIVITGYGTMESAINAMRCGAFDYILKPFKLEDILATVESALYYYNLLKSGNFNKDISKKANLMKRFSQSRLLIENALLKGCLKEKYRFDNIIGISLGMQKVFELIEKVADTNATTLITGESGVGKELVAKAIHYNSSRKDSPIVIVNCGAIPENLLESELFGYEKGAFTGAYNTKHGKFEVADKGTIFLDEIGDMSLALQVKLLRVLQEKTFERIGGSKTIKVDIRFIAATNRDLEKMVKEGAFREDLYYRLNVVPIHIPPLRERKQDIPLLLNYFLQQSNRLNDASVEEFDENAMEVLLAYDYPGNVRELSNIVERVVVLKKRGVITIEDLPEKLWTFKAAEQHIDIQKGYETLVTEFEKAIIMKALKETKGVKSKAASILNMNRTTLIEKMKRFKME; this is encoded by the coding sequence ATGGATATGTCAGGTGATATGGAGACAAAAAAAGGGAGGATTATAATTGTTGATGACGAGGAGAGTATACTCATGCTCCTCACAGAATTTTTAAGGGACAACGGTTATGAAGTAGACCCTTTTCTTGACAGTAGAGAGGCACTATCTGCACTTAAAACAGGGACATACCAGATTCTAATAACAGACCTTTCCATGCCCAAGATAGACGGCCTACAATTGATAAGTTATATCCAGAAGGAATATTTAAACCTACTGGGGATTGTAATAACAGGCTACGGGACCATGGAGAGTGCCATAAATGCCATGAGATGCGGCGCTTTTGATTATATATTAAAACCCTTTAAATTAGAGGATATCCTGGCTACTGTTGAATCAGCCTTGTATTATTATAACCTGTTAAAAAGTGGAAATTTTAATAAAGACATTTCAAAAAAGGCAAATCTCATGAAGAGATTTTCTCAGAGCAGGTTACTCATTGAGAATGCATTATTGAAAGGATGTCTGAAAGAAAAATATAGGTTTGATAATATCATAGGTATAAGCCTTGGGATGCAAAAGGTCTTTGAACTTATAGAAAAGGTGGCAGATACGAACGCCACAACCCTTATTACTGGTGAAAGCGGTGTAGGCAAAGAGCTTGTGGCAAAGGCAATACATTATAATTCATCGAGAAAGGATAGCCCTATTGTTATAGTCAACTGTGGGGCAATACCGGAAAATCTTTTGGAGAGTGAGCTTTTTGGTTATGAAAAGGGTGCATTTACAGGTGCCTATAATACAAAACATGGCAAATTCGAAGTGGCGGACAAAGGGACCATATTTCTCGATGAGATAGGTGATATGAGCCTGGCATTACAGGTAAAGCTCTTAAGGGTCCTCCAGGAAAAGACATTTGAGAGGATAGGAGGGTCTAAGACCATTAAGGTAGATATAAGATTTATTGCAGCTACCAACCGAGATCTGGAAAAGATGGTAAAAGAAGGTGCCTTCAGGGAAGACCTATATTATAGACTCAATGTTGTTCCCATACACATACCACCTTTAAGGGAGAGAAAACAGGATATACCCCTTTTACTAAATTATTTTCTCCAGCAATCCAATCGTTTGAACGATGCCTCTGTTGAAGAGTTCGACGAGAATGCCATGGAGGTTCTTTTGGCTTATGATTATCCTGGCAATGTGAGGGAATTGAGTAATATTGTGGAGAGAGTCGTGGTATTGAAAAAAAGGGGGGTAATAACAATAGAAGACTTGCCTGAGAAGCTTTGGACATTTAAGGCCGCAGAACAGCACATTGATATACAGAAGGGATATGAGACCCTTGTCACAGAGTTTGAAAAAGCCATTATCATGAAGGCGTTGAAAGAGACAAAAGGGGTAAAGAGTAAGGCAGCAAGTATACTTAATATGAACAGAACAACCCTAATAGAAAAGATGAAGAGATTTAAGATGGAATGA
- the fliE gene encoding flagellar hook-basal body complex protein FliE, whose amino-acid sequence MKIETLQLPHFPENKTVSEKKGASSFVEVLKESINKANEIEKEADNEIQKLATMESKDIHTTMIAVEKADLTFQMMMQIRNKIINAYEEIMRMQV is encoded by the coding sequence ATGAAAATAGAGACATTACAACTACCCCACTTTCCTGAAAACAAGACGGTAAGCGAGAAAAAGGGCGCCAGTTCATTCGTGGAGGTATTAAAGGAATCCATTAATAAGGCAAACGAGATAGAGAAAGAGGCAGATAATGAGATCCAGAAACTGGCAACCATGGAAAGCAAAGATATCCATACAACAATGATTGCCGTTGAAAAGGCTGATTTGACATTTCAGATGATGATGCAGATAAGGAACAAGATAATAAATGCATATGAAGAGATTATGAGGATGCAGGTGTAA
- the fliF gene encoding flagellar basal-body MS-ring/collar protein FliF, translating into MSAVEVLVNNAKNFIKTTPKNKLYLYLFVLVALVGGSVVGLSLIQRENFQPLFSGLAMEDASMIVSRLKEQKVPYKLGLGGTAIYVPKEKVNEIRLSLASQNALPGNSGIGFELFDKTNYGMTEFMQNINYKRAIQGELSRTINQMPEVKTSRVHIALPEKTLFTDREKNVTASIFLKLKPGKSLSKDQVNGIVQFVAGSIEGLRPENVTVIDSSGKILYKSGDSNSSIALSGQQYELQKGIERRIEESIQSMLDSFLPASKSIVRASIELNLKKVEVVQEEYNPDKSVVSQMRKSTEKTTNKATSPGGVPGVASNVNTAAKKPASDDNGRIGGSEKEDEQRSYELSKSIKKIVEPYGDIKRLSLAVVVDGKYEKVKSGKKEELKYTPRSQKEIQDIKNLIARAVGYNEERGDKIEVINIPFETEALADEKGMLESSNKKEMIYDLVKYVFYLAILFSIILFVIKPLINMFRDRATSMPFKKLDKVDDVYISSKKSDSPKEGISPLGENVPSLTAAQPALASALQDKEVVKLILKEWVRGG; encoded by the coding sequence ATGTCAGCAGTAGAGGTGCTTGTAAATAATGCAAAAAATTTTATAAAAACAACACCTAAAAACAAGCTCTACCTCTATTTGTTTGTTCTTGTTGCCCTTGTTGGAGGATCTGTTGTAGGGCTTTCATTAATCCAGAGGGAAAACTTTCAGCCCCTTTTTTCTGGACTTGCAATGGAAGATGCATCCATGATTGTCTCCAGGCTCAAGGAACAGAAGGTTCCATATAAGCTCGGTTTAGGAGGCACAGCTATATATGTGCCCAAAGAAAAGGTGAATGAGATAAGGCTTAGCCTTGCCTCCCAGAATGCATTGCCTGGAAACAGTGGTATTGGTTTTGAACTCTTTGACAAGACCAATTACGGTATGACGGAGTTTATGCAGAATATCAACTATAAAAGGGCAATACAGGGTGAATTATCAAGGACAATTAATCAAATGCCAGAGGTAAAGACATCCCGTGTCCACATAGCATTACCTGAAAAAACCCTATTTACAGATAGGGAAAAAAATGTAACAGCATCTATATTTCTTAAATTAAAACCAGGGAAATCCCTGTCAAAGGATCAGGTAAACGGGATAGTTCAGTTCGTTGCAGGCAGTATCGAGGGCTTAAGACCGGAAAACGTTACGGTCATTGATTCATCAGGCAAGATACTATATAAAAGCGGTGATAGTAATTCATCTATTGCCCTCTCAGGACAGCAATATGAACTTCAGAAAGGTATTGAAAGGAGGATAGAGGAATCTATTCAGTCCATGCTGGATTCATTTCTCCCTGCCAGCAAATCTATTGTCAGGGCAAGTATAGAACTTAACCTTAAAAAAGTAGAGGTAGTTCAGGAGGAATATAATCCTGATAAATCTGTGGTATCACAGATGAGAAAAAGCACAGAGAAGACAACAAATAAGGCGACAAGCCCAGGTGGTGTCCCAGGGGTTGCATCAAATGTAAATACAGCAGCAAAAAAACCTGCATCAGATGATAATGGTAGAATAGGCGGTTCTGAAAAGGAGGATGAACAGAGGTCCTATGAATTAAGCAAAAGCATTAAAAAGATTGTAGAACCATATGGCGATATAAAGAGGCTTTCTCTTGCTGTGGTGGTGGATGGTAAATATGAAAAGGTAAAGAGCGGCAAGAAAGAGGAGCTAAAATATACTCCCCGTTCCCAGAAAGAGATACAGGATATAAAAAATCTCATTGCCAGAGCAGTAGGTTACAACGAGGAAAGAGGAGACAAGATAGAGGTTATAAATATCCCCTTTGAGACAGAAGCATTAGCTGATGAAAAAGGCATGCTTGAGAGTTCAAACAAAAAAGAGATGATATATGATTTGGTCAAGTATGTGTTCTACCTGGCAATACTTTTCTCCATTATACTCTTTGTTATAAAGCCATTGATAAATATGTTTAGAGATAGGGCAACTTCTATGCCATTTAAAAAACTTGATAAAGTTGATGATGTATATATCAGCAGTAAAAAGTCTGACTCACCAAAAGAAGGTATAAGCCCTTTAGGAGAGAATGTGCCGAGCCTTACTGCCGCACAGCCAGCACTTGCCAGTGCCCTTCAGGATAAAGAGGTTGTAAAACTCATACTAAAAGAATGGGTAAGGGGAGGGTAA
- a CDS encoding response regulator, with protein MEDFDMNVLVVDDFSTMRKIIKNVLKQIGIESVLEAENGKMALDLLKKEEIDLIISDWIMPEMTGIDFLKACKADENIKKIPFVMVTAEAQKGNIMEAIKSGVDNYIVKPFTPEKLQAAIEKAKERISK; from the coding sequence ATGGAGGATTTTGATATGAATGTCCTTGTGGTAGATGATTTTTCAACTATGAGAAAGATAATAAAGAATGTCTTAAAACAGATAGGTATAGAGAGCGTCTTAGAGGCAGAAAATGGCAAGATGGCTCTTGATCTCTTAAAGAAAGAGGAGATAGATCTCATTATAAGTGATTGGATCATGCCTGAGATGACAGGCATAGACTTTTTAAAGGCATGTAAGGCAGATGAAAATATCAAGAAGATCCCCTTTGTCATGGTTACGGCAGAGGCACAGAAGGGAAACATCATGGAGGCAATCAAGTCAGGGGTCGATAACTATATTGTAAAACCATTTACCCCTGAGAAGCTCCAGGCAGCCATTGAAAAGGCTAAAGAGCGCATATCAAAATAA
- the fliG gene encoding flagellar motor switch protein FliG encodes MDTLNLSGIRKAAILLLTMDENLSKEILKDFEKEEIEAIGREVAKLKLIPESIVKQVHNEFLANISKNGSVLINGQVRFKDLVKKSFGDETAEVYLNAMESRGGVPGEFLKTCDSRLLATTIKGEHPQTISLIVSLLPPKKACDVISALPEKIQGDVMMRMANLGRVDKNILLEIENIIREQLQDIGVGEEKQMGGVGAVATILNQMDKRREGELLGAIEETDPDLAQRIRQLMFTFEDLIKLDNKSIQTLLKEITSEELAIALKGASDTLKEKIFSNMSERASTMLKEDLETMGPVRLSEVEQTQTKIALTAKRLEAEGKIIISGESDEFV; translated from the coding sequence ATGGACACGTTGAACCTTTCTGGGATAAGAAAGGCAGCTATTCTTCTTCTCACTATGGATGAAAATCTATCCAAAGAGATACTCAAGGACTTTGAAAAAGAAGAGATTGAGGCTATAGGCAGAGAGGTGGCAAAGCTAAAACTTATCCCTGAAAGTATTGTAAAACAGGTTCATAATGAATTCTTGGCAAACATATCAAAAAACGGCTCTGTTTTAATAAATGGGCAGGTAAGGTTTAAGGACCTTGTAAAAAAGAGCTTTGGTGATGAGACTGCAGAGGTATATCTAAATGCCATGGAATCAAGAGGTGGTGTCCCAGGAGAATTTTTAAAGACATGTGATTCCAGATTACTCGCCACAACCATTAAAGGGGAACATCCTCAGACTATATCCCTTATTGTATCATTACTACCTCCAAAAAAGGCATGCGATGTGATAAGTGCCCTGCCTGAGAAGATCCAGGGTGATGTAATGATGAGAATGGCAAACCTTGGTAGGGTTGATAAAAATATCCTCCTTGAGATAGAGAATATCATAAGGGAACAACTGCAGGACATTGGTGTAGGTGAAGAAAAACAGATGGGTGGCGTAGGCGCAGTGGCAACTATACTGAATCAAATGGACAAAAGAAGAGAGGGTGAGCTATTAGGGGCTATAGAGGAGACAGACCCAGATCTTGCCCAGAGGATAAGACAGCTTATGTTTACCTTTGAAGACCTTATAAAGCTTGATAACAAGAGCATACAGACCCTTTTAAAAGAAATTACATCCGAAGAGCTCGCCATTGCATTAAAAGGTGCATCAGATACCTTAAAGGAAAAGATATTCTCTAATATGTCTGAAAGGGCATCGACAATGCTCAAAGAAGACCTTGAGACTATGGGTCCAGTGAGGCTATCAGAGGTTGAACAGACACAGACAAAGATAGCGCTCACTGCCAAGAGACTTGAGGCAGAAGGAAAGATCATTATATCTGGCGAGAGTGATGAGTTTGTCTGA
- a CDS encoding chemotaxis protein CheX: protein MDVNYINPFIVAAQTVFKTMLSLDIGMGKPELKNTCVTSGDITGIMGLAGDKKGTIAISFREIGAKYIYKTLVGDECESINQDVVDAVGEITNIISGQARKEFEKKGLNLNAAIPMVIVGKQVEMNFITKLPIVSLPFYFFLSNGNSQEKEVIYIDFSFE, encoded by the coding sequence ATGGATGTTAATTATATAAACCCTTTTATTGTTGCTGCCCAGACTGTATTTAAGACCATGTTGAGTTTAGATATTGGTATGGGTAAGCCAGAGCTAAAAAATACGTGTGTAACATCAGGTGATATTACAGGCATAATGGGGTTGGCAGGTGATAAAAAAGGGACTATAGCCATAAGCTTTAGAGAAATTGGTGCAAAATACATCTATAAGACATTAGTAGGAGATGAATGTGAGTCTATAAACCAGGATGTTGTAGATGCAGTGGGAGAGATCACAAATATAATATCTGGTCAGGCAAGAAAGGAGTTTGAGAAAAAAGGTTTAAATTTGAATGCAGCAATCCCTATGGTCATTGTTGGTAAACAGGTGGAGATGAATTTCATTACAAAACTACCAATAGTTTCATTGCCTTTTTATTTTTTTCTAAGCAATGGAAACAGCCAAGAAAAAGAGGTTATTTATATCGACTTTTCTTTTGAATAA
- the flgC gene encoding flagellar basal body rod protein FlgC — protein MGILDILKISASGLRAQRIRMETIATNLANIHTTRTDEGGPYAKKEVVFRTTDLNETQGFGKVLSERIEGVKVEEIAKSSKEFEKVYDPGHPDADKEGYVIYPNVNLMEEMADMVSATRSYEANINVINTTKEMFIKTLEIGK, from the coding sequence ATGGGAATTCTTGATATTTTAAAGATCAGTGCATCAGGATTAAGGGCTCAAAGGATACGCATGGAGACCATAGCAACAAACCTTGCCAATATCCATACTACAAGGACTGATGAGGGTGGCCCATACGCAAAAAAAGAGGTGGTGTTCAGGACAACAGACCTCAATGAGACACAGGGTTTTGGAAAGGTTCTCTCAGAAAGAATCGAGGGAGTAAAGGTTGAGGAAATCGCCAAAAGTAGCAAAGAATTCGAAAAGGTCTACGACCCTGGCCACCCTGATGCAGACAAAGAAGGATATGTTATATATCCTAATGTAAATCTCATGGAAGAGATGGCAGATATGGTATCAGCCACTAGGTCATACGAGGCAAACATAAATGTTATAAATACAACAAAAGAGATGTTTATAAAGACACTCGAGATAGGCAAGTAG
- a CDS encoding ATP-binding protein yields MVISETELLKDAFSEFAKASDSIINYYNVLEGQIRLLKTEIENKNRELERAKEYLHNILDSIPMGIVVLDQKTISFTNKAAERLSSDRILDEIGSGRDKAGVIKNGKGYYRWNKDVLQNGFKGKEVLIIEDITEFEKMKERLERDERLRAMGEMAARIAHEIKNPLASMVLFLSMLSEGKMRVKDRKYLEYIRFGVQTIDRIINNILSYTRPKTLALKEENISKVIEDILDFMGPSIASRGIEVIYNADYEGNLLFDPDMMKLVFMNFISNAMDAIKDKGFIRIEIKEDRGYIVIVINDNGIGMSEDVRKNIFNPFFTTKDKGVGLGLFIVHNIIHAHNGYIEVESQEGQGTTFYIYLPKDRQL; encoded by the coding sequence ATGGTCATATCAGAGACAGAGCTATTAAAGGATGCATTTTCAGAATTTGCAAAGGCATCAGATTCCATAATCAATTATTATAATGTCCTTGAAGGTCAGATTAGACTTTTGAAGACAGAAATTGAGAATAAAAACAGAGAGCTTGAAAGGGCAAAAGAATATCTCCACAATATACTTGATTCTATACCAATGGGGATTGTTGTCCTCGACCAGAAAACCATATCCTTTACAAACAAGGCTGCTGAAAGGCTCAGTTCAGATAGGATACTTGATGAAATAGGTAGTGGCAGGGACAAGGCAGGGGTTATCAAAAATGGTAAAGGATACTACAGATGGAATAAGGATGTCCTGCAGAACGGCTTCAAAGGCAAAGAGGTCTTGATCATCGAAGACATTACAGAATTTGAAAAGATGAAAGAGAGGCTTGAGAGGGATGAAAGGTTAAGGGCTATGGGTGAGATGGCTGCCAGGATAGCTCATGAGATCAAAAACCCCCTTGCAAGCATGGTGCTTTTTCTATCTATGCTCTCTGAGGGCAAGATGAGGGTTAAAGATAGAAAATATCTGGAATATATACGTTTTGGTGTTCAGACCATCGACAGGATAATCAATAATATCCTCTCATACACAAGACCAAAGACCCTTGCGTTGAAAGAGGAGAATATCAGTAAGGTTATAGAAGATATACTTGATTTTATGGGTCCATCTATAGCAAGCAGGGGTATAGAAGTAATATATAATGCTGATTATGAAGGTAACCTATTATTTGACCCTGATATGATGAAGCTCGTGTTTATGAATTTTATAAGCAATGCCATGGATGCCATAAAGGATAAGGGTTTTATTAGGATAGAAATCAAAGAGGACAGGGGTTATATAGTAATTGTTATAAATGATAATGGTATTGGCATGAGCGAGGATGTGAGAAAAAACATCTTCAACCCATTTTTTACTACAAAGGATAAAGGCGTTGGCCTTGGCCTCTTTATTGTCCATAATATCATTCACGCCCATAATGGTTATATAGAGGTAGAGTCCCAGGAAGGTCAAGGCACAACATTTTATATATATCTACCAAAGGATAGGCAGCTATGA
- a CDS encoding sigma-54 dependent transcriptional regulator — translation MKANVLIIDDDYHMRLALKESLTKVGYAVSIAEDGIKAIDEMGKRIFDLIITDVKMPHLNGIDLLKHVRKEYPLLPVILVTAYGTIQDAVTVIKEGAFDYIQKPFSAEALYNTVRRALGVNNGKIIYASKAMKDVLLKAERVAKSDATVLVTGESGVGKELISRFIHENSNRAQMPFIPVNCASLPENLLESELFGYEKGAFTGANSRKMGKFELADKGTILLDEITEMDIRLQAKLLRVLQEKEIEVVGSRYPKKIDVKVIATTNRNIKNMVLEGKFREDLYYRLNVFPIYVPPLRERKEDIPELVAYFLRKHSKGMDVGISDEAMGYLMENSWKGNARELENVIARACILSNYTVIKLTHLKDMEFVQESAKGSIKEMEIKLILDALKTCGGNKTKAASLLGITARTLRNKLKEYREMGILTEKEVNNGCL, via the coding sequence ATGAAGGCAAATGTCCTTATTATAGACGATGATTATCATATGAGGCTTGCCCTAAAAGAGTCTCTCACAAAGGTAGGATATGCAGTTTCAATTGCCGAAGATGGTATAAAGGCAATAGACGAAATGGGTAAGCGCATCTTTGATCTCATTATAACAGATGTAAAGATGCCTCACCTGAACGGTATTGACCTGTTAAAACATGTAAGAAAGGAATACCCCCTCCTCCCTGTCATACTTGTTACTGCTTATGGAACTATTCAGGATGCAGTGACAGTGATAAAAGAGGGTGCTTTTGATTATATACAGAAGCCTTTTTCTGCAGAAGCCCTTTATAATACTGTAAGGCGGGCATTAGGAGTAAATAACGGCAAGATTATATACGCATCTAAGGCAATGAAGGATGTGCTTTTAAAGGCAGAGAGGGTGGCAAAATCAGATGCTACTGTCCTTGTAACAGGAGAAAGCGGTGTAGGGAAGGAACTTATATCCCGCTTTATCCATGAGAACAGCAATAGGGCTCAGATGCCATTTATCCCTGTCAACTGCGCATCATTGCCTGAAAATCTTTTAGAGAGCGAGCTTTTTGGTTATGAAAAGGGTGCATTCACAGGGGCAAACTCAAGGAAGATGGGCAAATTCGAGCTGGCGGATAAAGGGACAATACTCCTTGATGAGATAACAGAGATGGATATTAGGCTTCAGGCAAAGCTTCTCAGGGTTTTGCAGGAAAAAGAGATAGAGGTTGTTGGTTCAAGATACCCAAAAAAGATTGATGTAAAGGTTATTGCCACTACCAATAGAAATATAAAGAATATGGTATTAGAGGGAAAATTCCGTGAAGACCTTTACTACCGCCTTAATGTGTTTCCCATATATGTGCCTCCTTTAAGGGAGAGAAAAGAGGATATACCAGAGCTTGTGGCATATTTTTTGCGTAAACACTCTAAGGGTATGGATGTTGGTATCAGTGATGAAGCCATGGGTTATTTAATGGAGAATAGCTGGAAAGGAAATGCCAGGGAACTGGAGAATGTCATAGCAAGGGCATGTATATTATCCAACTACACTGTTATAAAATTGACACACCTTAAAGATATGGAATTTGTCCAGGAATCTGCAAAGGGTTCAATAAAAGAGATGGAGATTAAGCTTATACTCGACGCCTTAAAGACCTGTGGCGGTAATAAGACAAAAGCAGCATCGCTTTTAGGGATTACAGCCAGGACATTGAGGAATAAGTTGAAAGAATATAGAGAGATGGGTATATTAACAGAAAAAGAGGTGAACAATGGATGTCTTTGA
- a CDS encoding flagellar basal body protein, whose translation MDVFDIMEKALNVRSYYHKIIAGNIANAETPGFKEKDIDFHIELEKQLSGAKQFNIIEKTENDGISSPDSNTVNIETQMVKLNENSMMYSALVQLITKKFSMMRYLINEGRR comes from the coding sequence ATGGATGTCTTTGATATCATGGAAAAGGCTTTAAATGTCAGATCTTACTATCATAAAATCATTGCAGGCAATATAGCCAATGCAGAGACACCTGGTTTTAAGGAAAAGGATATTGATTTTCATATAGAATTGGAAAAACAATTATCAGGGGCAAAGCAATTCAATATTATAGAAAAAACAGAGAATGATGGAATAAGCAGCCCTGATAGTAACACGGTGAATATAGAGACTCAAATGGTAAAGCTTAATGAAAATAGCATGATGTATAGCGCCCTTGTCCAGTTGATAACAAAGAAGTTTTCTATGATGCGCTATCTAATCAATGAAGGGAGGAGATAA